From a region of the Brevibacterium siliguriense genome:
- a CDS encoding PhoX family protein, whose protein sequence is MRTFLPMADHVRGKRSAVTCALKCDNACLKATCNTSSNGYFRDIVDAKLSRRAVLGASAAGALALAVTTAPSPTASSAAAAGHGTLKFSAIDPIHHEVDRFIVPKGYSWHPIVRWGDPLFPDSPKFDPENQSPEAQRRQFGYNNDFLSIQVDEVDENRAVLFANQEYTNDEIMYPESMAAADKRAISRQAHGLTVVELERRHKNSPWSVDVNGKKNRRFLIDTEYEFTGPAAGSDLLRTKDYPQGDKAQGTLGNCSGGLTPWGTVVSGEENFNSYFKAQGTSAADKRYGLDSEDSANGWENDVDRFDTNKPGYANEANRFGWIVEVDPWDPESTPVKHTNMGRFKHEGANVTISDSGHAVAYMGDDEKFDYLYKFVSKDTFVEGDREHNKKLLTEGDLFVAKFTGNSPKSEIDGSGDVPSDGEFDGSGQWLPLVKDGKSQVSGFSVDEVLVNTRLAADKVGPTKMDRCEDVEPNPVNGRIYVACTNNSDRGTSGKAGADEANPRTENRDGHVVEITERSGDHTGTDFDWTLLLVCGDPKQGDATYFSGFPADQVSPISCPDNVAFDTAGNLWISTDGAPDGIGYCDGLFKVTIEGEQRGRVEQFLSVPREAEVCGPLIHDEYRSAFVAVQHPGEDGSYADQHSQFPDYVDSTDVNKGVAALPRPTVVQVIKGQGKGGGKDKGHGHGNGKGHGNGGGKGHGRS, encoded by the coding sequence CTACTTCCGCGACATCGTCGACGCTAAGCTCAGCCGCCGTGCCGTCCTTGGAGCCTCAGCCGCGGGAGCTCTGGCGCTCGCAGTCACCACCGCTCCCAGCCCGACGGCCAGCAGTGCCGCGGCGGCCGGACACGGCACTTTGAAGTTCTCCGCCATCGATCCCATCCACCACGAGGTCGACAGGTTCATCGTGCCGAAGGGCTACTCCTGGCACCCTATCGTCCGCTGGGGCGATCCGCTGTTCCCCGACTCCCCGAAGTTCGATCCGGAGAACCAGAGCCCCGAAGCGCAGCGACGCCAATTCGGGTACAACAACGACTTCCTTTCCATCCAGGTCGACGAGGTCGACGAGAATCGGGCAGTGCTGTTCGCCAACCAGGAGTACACGAACGACGAGATCATGTACCCGGAGTCGATGGCCGCGGCCGACAAACGCGCCATCAGCCGTCAGGCTCACGGGCTCACCGTCGTCGAACTCGAACGCCGCCACAAGAACTCCCCGTGGTCGGTCGACGTCAACGGGAAGAAGAACCGTCGCTTCCTCATCGACACCGAATACGAGTTCACCGGACCTGCCGCCGGCTCCGACCTGCTGCGGACGAAGGACTACCCGCAGGGCGACAAGGCACAGGGCACACTGGGCAACTGCTCCGGCGGTCTCACTCCGTGGGGCACCGTCGTCTCCGGTGAGGAGAACTTCAACTCCTACTTCAAGGCACAGGGCACCTCGGCAGCCGACAAGCGCTACGGACTCGACAGCGAAGACTCGGCCAACGGCTGGGAGAACGATGTCGACCGCTTCGACACGAACAAGCCCGGATACGCCAATGAGGCGAACCGCTTCGGCTGGATCGTCGAGGTCGACCCGTGGGATCCGGAATCGACCCCCGTCAAGCACACGAACATGGGCCGGTTCAAGCACGAGGGCGCCAACGTCACGATCTCCGACTCCGGTCACGCCGTCGCCTATATGGGTGACGACGAGAAGTTCGACTACCTCTACAAGTTCGTCTCGAAGGACACGTTCGTCGAAGGCGACCGCGAGCACAACAAGAAGCTGCTGACCGAAGGCGACCTCTTCGTCGCGAAGTTCACCGGCAACTCCCCGAAGTCCGAGATCGACGGCAGCGGTGATGTGCCCTCGGACGGAGAATTCGACGGCAGCGGACAGTGGCTGCCGCTGGTCAAGGACGGCAAGTCGCAGGTGTCCGGATTCTCCGTCGACGAGGTCCTCGTCAACACCCGTCTGGCCGCGGACAAAGTCGGACCGACGAAGATGGACCGCTGCGAGGACGTCGAACCCAATCCAGTCAACGGACGCATCTACGTCGCCTGCACGAACAACTCCGACCGCGGAACCTCCGGCAAGGCCGGAGCCGACGAAGCCAATCCGCGCACGGAGAACCGCGACGGCCATGTCGTCGAGATCACCGAACGCTCCGGCGACCACACCGGAACGGACTTCGATTGGACTCTGCTGCTGGTCTGCGGCGACCCGAAGCAGGGCGACGCCACGTACTTCTCCGGATTCCCGGCCGACCAGGTCTCACCGATCTCCTGCCCGGACAACGTCGCCTTCGATACGGCCGGCAATCTGTGGATCTCCACCGACGGCGCCCCCGACGGCATCGGCTACTGCGACGGACTGTTCAAGGTCACGATCGAAGGCGAACAGCGAGGGCGGGTCGAACAGTTCCTGTCCGTGCCGCGTGAAGCCGAGGTCTGCGGACCGCTCATCCACGACGAGTACCGCTCGGCCTTCGTCGCCGTCCAGCACCCCGGCGAAGACGGATCATACGCGGACCAGCATTCGCAGTTCCCCGACTACGTCGACTCCACCGATGTCAACAAGGGAGTGGCCGCGTTGCCGCGCCCGACCGTCGTCCAGGTCATCAAGGGCCAGGGCAAAGGCGGAGGCAAGGACAAAGGCCACGGCCACGGAAACGGCAAGGGCCACGGAAACGGCGGAGGCAAGGGCCACGGCAGAAGCTGA
- the dacB gene encoding D-alanyl-D-alanine carboxypeptidase/D-alanyl-D-alanine endopeptidase — MNDTDAPQNPSDSGSSRRDRRKAESPLKKGGAITAGVIVLALGAYAAVDAFDLVPGLPGVLTTEPQVKVQTVPTPQAHAQQVPAPASAVDDSAPVPTQIPKTIDAVLKDSKVKGFGLEVRDGLSDDVLYAKDETKPRTPASVTKVLTAAAALSAIGGETRLETTTDFDADSNTLTLTGGGDVLLSAGDSDPGSVNGHGGLRTLAEDTAAELKKQNITAVALNLDTSRYVGEDFDSGWSRSDIAKGVITPIQPIMVDTAYVGSKKAEWRGRSEHPAKDAFSIFEKELKKTGITVTEAAADSETEKSSESADPKELASVESATISEIVEYALVHSDNVVAEMLGNEVAIAQGRDGSLENGPTAVLDALGESVDLGRTHLVDTSGLSYDNRIAPHDLTTVLQASVVADDSLAGLISYFPVGGLTGTLHDRFLNERNASGVVHAKTGTLSTVTSLAGGVLDAEGRYLVFSIQIDDVDKDKILEARKTVDDIVTALANCGCR; from the coding sequence TTGAACGATACCGATGCGCCGCAGAACCCGTCGGACTCCGGCTCCTCGCGCCGCGACCGCAGGAAGGCCGAATCGCCGCTGAAGAAGGGCGGTGCGATCACCGCCGGTGTCATCGTCCTCGCGCTCGGTGCCTATGCCGCCGTCGACGCCTTTGATCTCGTGCCCGGCCTGCCGGGGGTGCTCACCACAGAACCCCAGGTCAAGGTCCAGACCGTGCCCACCCCGCAGGCCCACGCCCAGCAGGTGCCCGCCCCTGCCTCGGCGGTGGATGATTCCGCTCCCGTGCCCACACAGATCCCGAAGACGATCGACGCCGTGCTCAAGGACTCGAAGGTCAAGGGCTTCGGCCTCGAGGTCCGCGACGGGCTCAGCGATGATGTCCTCTACGCGAAGGACGAGACGAAACCGCGCACTCCCGCCTCCGTGACGAAGGTGCTCACCGCAGCCGCCGCCCTGTCCGCGATCGGCGGGGAGACGCGGCTGGAGACGACGACGGACTTCGACGCGGACTCGAACACACTGACCCTCACCGGTGGAGGCGATGTGCTCCTGTCGGCCGGCGATTCCGATCCAGGTTCGGTCAACGGGCACGGGGGACTGCGGACCCTGGCTGAGGACACCGCGGCCGAGCTCAAGAAGCAGAACATCACCGCAGTGGCCCTCAACCTGGACACGAGCCGGTACGTCGGCGAGGACTTCGACTCCGGCTGGTCCCGGTCCGACATCGCCAAGGGCGTGATCACCCCGATCCAGCCGATCATGGTCGACACCGCCTATGTCGGGTCGAAGAAGGCCGAATGGCGCGGCCGCAGCGAACACCCCGCCAAGGATGCGTTCTCGATCTTCGAAAAGGAACTGAAGAAGACCGGGATCACCGTCACCGAGGCGGCCGCCGACTCCGAAACCGAGAAGTCGTCCGAATCCGCGGACCCGAAGGAACTCGCCAGCGTGGAATCGGCGACGATCTCCGAGATCGTCGAATACGCACTCGTGCACAGCGACAATGTCGTCGCTGAAATGCTCGGCAATGAGGTCGCCATCGCCCAGGGCCGCGACGGCAGCCTCGAGAACGGTCCCACGGCGGTGCTTGACGCCCTCGGAGAATCCGTCGACCTCGGACGCACGCACCTCGTCGACACCTCCGGGCTGTCCTATGACAACCGGATCGCCCCACACGATCTCACGACCGTCCTGCAGGCTTCGGTCGTCGCCGATGACTCCCTTGCCGGACTCATCAGCTATTTCCCCGTCGGGGGACTGACCGGCACCCTGCACGACCGATTCCTCAATGAGAGGAACGCCTCCGGGGTGGTGCATGCGAAGACCGGAACATTGTCCACCGTGACCTCCCTGGCCGGGGGAGTGCTCGACGCGGAGGGACGCTACCTCGTATTCTCCATCCAGATCGACGACGTGGATAAGGACAAGATCTTGGAAGCCAGAAAGACCGTGGACGATATCGTCACCGCACTCGCGAATTGCGGCTGCAGATGA
- the tilS gene encoding tRNA lysidine(34) synthetase TilS has product MSTAERSSAGSSPRRPTLDPASGAIRGAVRAALKAAGRSEPGLIVAVSGGADSMALLHATAFLHRRGEIRARAVTVDHGLQTVTAEVADRVAATAESWGMPAEVATVRIDAGDEGLEAAARTARYAVLETARAAAGADWILTAHTRSDQAETVLLGLMRGSGTRSLAGMSPTSGHLMRPLLGLDRDQTEASCRAQGIEIWHDPMNDDTAFSRVRARQLLAGLETELGQPITANLARTADLCRADADFIDTRAEAASQHIRGTASVPVEDFTALDDAVLSRVVRDWVISLGVPGQNLGAVRVAELCALIRDGRRGRLSLPGDTEVVVSNGQAVFQLAAKAR; this is encoded by the coding sequence GTGTCCACGGCTGAGCGTTCGTCTGCCGGCTCCTCGCCGAGGCGACCGACCCTCGACCCAGCCAGCGGAGCCATCCGCGGCGCCGTCCGGGCGGCACTGAAGGCTGCAGGGCGTTCAGAACCAGGCCTCATCGTCGCGGTGTCCGGGGGAGCGGATTCGATGGCGCTGCTCCACGCGACCGCATTCCTCCACCGACGCGGCGAGATCCGTGCCCGTGCCGTCACCGTCGACCACGGACTCCAAACCGTCACCGCCGAGGTGGCCGACCGGGTCGCCGCCACCGCTGAATCATGGGGTATGCCCGCCGAAGTGGCGACGGTGCGCATCGACGCCGGCGACGAAGGGCTCGAAGCCGCCGCCCGCACCGCCCGCTATGCCGTCCTCGAAACCGCACGGGCAGCGGCCGGAGCCGACTGGATCCTCACCGCCCACACCCGCAGCGACCAAGCCGAGACCGTTCTGCTCGGCCTCATGCGCGGGTCTGGCACCCGGTCCCTGGCCGGGATGAGCCCGACCTCCGGACACCTCATGCGCCCCCTTCTCGGCCTCGACCGTGACCAGACCGAAGCCTCGTGCAGGGCCCAGGGCATCGAGATCTGGCACGACCCGATGAACGACGACACCGCATTCAGCCGGGTCCGTGCCCGGCAGCTGCTGGCCGGACTCGAAACCGAACTCGGTCAGCCGATCACCGCGAACCTCGCCCGCACCGCCGACCTGTGCCGGGCCGACGCCGATTTCATCGATACCCGCGCCGAGGCGGCCAGTCAGCACATCCGGGGGACCGCCTCGGTGCCGGTTGAGGACTTCACAGCACTCGACGATGCCGTGCTCAGCCGAGTCGTGCGCGACTGGGTGATCTCACTCGGCGTGCCCGGACAGAACCTCGGTGCGGTGCGGGTCGCCGAACTCTGCGCCCTCATCCGCGACGGCAGGCGGGGCCGCCTGTCCCTGCCTGGGGACACGGAAGTCGTCGTCTCGAATGGCCAGGCTGTGTTCCAGCTCGCGGCGAAGGCTCGCTGA
- a CDS encoding VOC family protein: MKLDHVSYASEPDGYRATAERIAEKLGVAPYDGGVHPRFGTRNLIFPLANGHYLEVVEALEHPAALSTPFGQAVRARSELGGGWMGWCVSVEDLTAVETRLERKAVDGNRTPESGLELRWLQIGVKGLIADPQLPFFIKWSADSSQHPSTYKTNEDVAIDTLQIAGDRDRLRDWLGTQDAKPISEINIDWSAPHGTPGIMSVSFETKSGPVII, encoded by the coding sequence ATGAAACTCGATCATGTGTCATACGCCAGTGAACCTGACGGCTATCGTGCGACCGCCGAGCGGATCGCGGAGAAGCTCGGAGTGGCTCCCTACGATGGCGGTGTGCATCCTCGATTCGGCACCAGAAACCTCATCTTCCCCCTAGCGAACGGCCATTACCTCGAAGTCGTGGAAGCCTTGGAGCACCCGGCCGCTCTCTCGACACCCTTCGGCCAGGCGGTCCGGGCTCGTTCCGAGCTCGGCGGCGGCTGGATGGGCTGGTGCGTTTCGGTCGAAGATCTCACTGCCGTCGAGACCCGCCTCGAACGCAAGGCCGTCGATGGAAACCGCACGCCGGAGTCCGGTTTGGAACTCAGGTGGCTGCAGATCGGCGTCAAGGGGCTCATCGCCGATCCCCAGCTGCCGTTCTTCATCAAATGGTCCGCCGACTCCTCGCAGCACCCCTCGACGTACAAGACGAATGAGGACGTCGCAATCGACACTCTGCAGATCGCCGGGGACCGCGACCGTCTGCGCGATTGGCTGGGCACTCAGGATGCCAAGCCGATCTCGGAGATCAACATCGACTGGTCCGCGCCCCACGGGACGCCGGGCATCATGTCGGTGAGCTTCGAGACGAAGAGCGGACCCGTCATCATCTGA
- a CDS encoding zinc-dependent metalloprotease, whose amino-acid sequence MIIDEGFAARTARELVSAAKVPEPGVLDELVEGMKDNALTAQDLVLDSFLLPPDHADDVRGRLAAGSVLVLDQVGWVKANAQSVNGMLDEAALPAPVGPATAKAGAVEVAGVLSLLSTRVLGQFDPFAVETGRLMFVAPAVLIAEKAMDVDPRDFRMWVALHEATHQVQFATAPWLREHMRTLLSGAVSTRLTMPGVGGIVDLFVTLGRIVKGEASIVDLIRDEKMRSALDEATAILSLLEGHADVVMDEVGAGVIPSVRKLRRRFEARRDAGQGGFLTSLLGMDLKLAQYRDGAKFVRAVRREVGQKGFSRIYAEPANLPRTAEIHEPQLWLDRVHG is encoded by the coding sequence ATGATCATCGATGAGGGATTCGCCGCCCGCACCGCCCGTGAGCTCGTCTCCGCAGCGAAGGTCCCCGAACCGGGTGTCCTCGATGAACTCGTCGAGGGGATGAAGGACAATGCGCTGACCGCTCAAGATCTCGTGCTCGACTCGTTTCTGCTGCCGCCGGATCACGCCGATGATGTGCGCGGCCGGCTCGCCGCCGGTTCAGTGCTCGTCCTCGACCAGGTCGGCTGGGTCAAAGCCAATGCCCAGTCCGTCAACGGAATGCTCGACGAGGCGGCCCTGCCCGCCCCGGTCGGCCCCGCCACCGCGAAGGCCGGCGCCGTCGAGGTCGCCGGGGTGCTCTCGCTGCTGTCAACCCGTGTGCTCGGCCAGTTCGACCCGTTCGCCGTGGAGACGGGACGGCTGATGTTCGTCGCCCCGGCCGTGCTCATCGCCGAGAAGGCCATGGACGTCGATCCGCGTGACTTCCGCATGTGGGTGGCCCTCCACGAAGCCACCCACCAAGTGCAGTTCGCGACCGCGCCCTGGCTGCGCGAACATATGCGCACCCTGCTCTCCGGTGCCGTGTCGACCCGACTGACGATGCCGGGAGTCGGCGGAATCGTCGACCTCTTCGTCACCCTCGGCCGCATCGTCAAGGGCGAGGCGAGCATCGTCGACCTCATCCGTGACGAGAAGATGCGCAGTGCTCTCGATGAAGCCACCGCGATCCTGTCCCTGCTCGAAGGCCACGCCGATGTCGTCATGGACGAGGTGGGTGCCGGAGTGATCCCGAGCGTGCGCAAGCTGCGCCGCAGGTTCGAGGCCCGCCGTGACGCCGGCCAAGGCGGGTTCCTCACCAGTCTGCTCGGAATGGACCTCAAGCTCGCGCAATATCGCGACGGGGCGAAATTCGTCCGCGCCGTCCGCCGTGAGGTCGGACAGAAGGGCTTCTCCCGCATCTACGCTGAACCTGCGAACCTTCCGCGCACAGCAGAGATCCACGAACCGCAGCTCTGGCTCGACCGTGTCCACGGCTGA
- a CDS encoding inorganic diphosphatase, which produces MELLATIEIPQGSRNKYEVDHETGRVKLDRYLYTSMQYPADYGYIEDTLGNDGDPLDVLVLLPEPLFPGVLIDIRPIGMFQMEDEAGGDDKVLAVPAGDPRWDSYTDISDVDQFMLDSIEHFFNRYKDLEPGKYVKGSSWAGREAAEAEINASIERFKAEGH; this is translated from the coding sequence ATGGAACTGTTGGCCACAATCGAGATCCCGCAGGGGTCCCGCAACAAGTACGAAGTCGATCATGAGACCGGTCGGGTCAAGCTCGATCGCTACCTCTACACGTCGATGCAGTACCCCGCCGACTACGGCTATATCGAGGATACCCTCGGAAACGACGGCGACCCTCTCGATGTGCTCGTGCTGCTGCCCGAGCCGCTGTTCCCCGGTGTGCTCATCGACATCCGCCCCATCGGCATGTTCCAGATGGAGGACGAGGCCGGAGGCGATGACAAGGTCCTCGCCGTTCCCGCCGGAGACCCTCGCTGGGACTCCTACACTGACATCTCGGATGTGGACCAGTTCATGCTCGACTCGATCGAGCACTTCTTCAACCGGTACAAGGACCTCGAGCCCGGCAAGTACGTCAAGGGTTCGAGCTGGGCCGGTCGCGAAGCCGCCGAGGCGGAGATCAACGCCTCCATCGAACGGTTCAAGGCCGAGGGCCACTGA